One genomic segment of Anguilla anguilla isolate fAngAng1 chromosome 2, fAngAng1.pri, whole genome shotgun sequence includes these proteins:
- the LOC118220856 gene encoding WD repeat-containing protein 49 isoform X7 — translation MSGIRKNKNNPWKVYEKETPSSIKCFNQKRNLYFEEELRLEHLHLLKEAFANHVPLDFGSPLRVSTNELAGGHQPTCSHLFPSQADASCDGFVDWGKFCTYMLLRYREKDYSAQPRDGLLTTQPLIRHCHYNKQEPNTCMLAVPHPSPLRFVSISREGILTIWNRNLHPLKSLELSGDPGDEGGNKRRLRYWTTDAVYMPNIHKIAVATTSRDLHFFDVSTGNVFEEFVLFGIKNVPTSLCYWFDTKSPGNRSVLLWGDDEGGVSLMWFLDPQTGLFEMPFSNENGPRRIFMQDIGVHSRLTSYKLIPLIHQEPINRIAYEPQAGLIITSSGSASTSVVIIDASLKKKSYIWKINKGVKCFDFCKSRTLLVTAGMDSFVRLWNQYVTSRPVAILSGHHTTVLDVAIYEPLAQIFSYSMDAVLKVWDLVSQHCLRTLLLKFPCVQAGHPLEHGNFPLLLLSAAPHVLLVSCRDYLGLLHLQHRDTEGGEPLTHSTPLTGALYNPLFKQVVTGSAGSSVAVWDVETGTKCLHVRNAHGQEEITCMAFDTSQHQLITGARNGTIKVWDMHNGCNLHKLEAVAVAEVTGVVSLPDNKLLAVGWSQQIAQYSVTNHNDIYVQADMSWKAGQLHKDDILAVDYCPALGLLATGSFDGEMIIWTLSTQRPLLYLQRALDARAHPDFVEDTSGKTSTKAGLVPPSSCHGGKYGSEEGRLAPVDRLLFLQHRARGGQRRSRPLLVSSAAGCLSWWSVAGPGRRRGYFYAPERADVSVLGLSSDQENHLLVSGDTAGSVQVWDISQFALEAGDQTGPDRPPLLHSWRAHVSAVVSVELLVYSEQLFLISASADRTARLWASDGRYVGRFGQEQKWSLCDPATYRHPRDPWGRQTEVTEDEDDEKEEEVEMERGVTKRSRENASTSDQASSGQRAGVMIQMNESYREDKSQQCTAGAGLSSFPPLVPGETQTAVLNPSNSPGHKEHTKIALGLQVEKDLQRKLAARQECRKAFGHIDVNKLSRTGNICTPFQALSMQECQEVPFPSSLPLTPWMTRLKAVREADLGVLSRTSPSSDDQGGDVV, via the exons TTTCAACCAGAAACGGAATTTGTACTTTGAGGAGGAGCTGCGGTTGGAGCACCTGCACCTCCTCAAGGAAGCCTTCGCCAACCACGTTCCCTTGGATTTTGGGTCCCCACTAAGGGTCAGCACCAATGAACTGGCCGGCGGCCATCAGCCG ACATGCAGTCACCTCTTCCCCTCACAGGCAGATGCTTCCTGTGATGGGTTTGTGGACTGGGGCAAGTTCTGCACCTACATGCTGCTGCGCTACAGGGAGAAGGACTACAGCGCACAGCCCAGAGATGGCCTTCTGACAACCCAGCCTCTGATCAGGCACTGCCATTACAACAAG CAAGAGCCGAACACTTGTATgctggcagtgccccacccgTCACCCCTGCGCTTTGTTAGTATCAGCAGGGAAGGCATCCTCACCATCTggaacagaaacctgcacccactAAAGTCACTGGAG CTCTCAGGGGACCCTGGCGACGAAGGGGGCAACAAGAGAAGGCTCAGATACTGGACCACTGATGCTGTGTACATGCCCAACATCCACAAGATTGCTGTGGCAACCACCAGCAGGGACTTACACTTCTTTGATGTCTCTACAGGCAATGTTTTTGAAGAGTTCGTCCTGTTTG GGATAAAAAATGTACCAACCTCTCTTTGCTACTGGTTTGACACTAAG TCTCCCGGAAATCGCTCTGTACTGCTGTGGGGGGACGATGAGGGGGGTGTGAGTTTGATGTGGTTCCTGGACCCTCAAACAGGGCTGTTTGAGATGCCCTTCAGTAATGAAAATGGCCCCCGCAGAATCTTCATGCAG GACATTGGTGTACACAGCAGGCTGACTTCCTATAAGCTCATACCACTTATACATCAAGAGCCTATCAATAGGATTGCTTATGAGCCCCAAGCAGGCCTTATCATTACATCATCAGGAAGCGCCTCTACCTCAGTGGTCATCATAGATGCTTCCCTGAAAAAGAAATCCTACATCTGGAAAATCAACAAG GGTGTGAAATGCTTTGACTTCTGCAAGTCTCGTACCCTGCTGGTGACAGCAGGCATGGACTCATTCGTCAGGCTGTGGAACCAGTACGTGACTAGCCGTCCAGTGGCTATCCTGAGCGGACATCACACCACTGTGCTGGATGTGGCAATCTATGAACCCCTGGCACAGATCTTCAGCTACTCCATGGATGCT GTGCTGAAGGTGTGGGACCTTGTGTCACAGCACTGTTTGAGGACCCTGCTGCTGAAGTTCCCCTGTGTGCAGGCGGGGCATCCTCTGGAGCACGGAAActtccctctcctgctgctgtcagccgCACCCCACGTGCTGCTGGTGTCCTGCCGGGACTACCTGGGCCTGCTgcacctccagcacagggacactgagGGGGGAGAGCCCCTCACCCATAGCACCCCTCTCACCGGGGCGCTCTACAACCCCCTCTTCAAACAG GTGGTGACCGGGAGTGCCGGCTCCTCAGTGGCTGTGTGGGATGTTGAGACGGGGACAAAATGCCTGCATGTGAGGAATGCTCATGGGCAGGAGGAGATCACCTGCATGGCCTTCGACACCTCACAACACCAACTTATTACTGGGGCACGCAACGGCACCATCAAG GTGTGGGACATGCATAATGGATGCAATCTTCACAAGCTGGAGGCTGTTGCTGTGGCTGAAGTCACAGGGGTCGTCAGTCTCCCTGACAACAAGCTTTTGGCTGTGGGCTGGAGTCAACAGATAGCTCAGTACAGCGTCACAAACCATAAT GATATCTATGTACAGGCAGACATGTCCTGGAAGGCTGGTCAGCTGCACAAGGATGATATCCTGGCTGTGGATTACTGCCCGGCCCTGGGGCTTCTGGCTACTGGTAGCTTTGATGGAGAGATGATCATCTGGACCCTGAGCACTCAAAGACCCCTGCTCTACCTACAGAGAGCGCTGGACGCCAG GGCTCATCCTGACTTTGTGGAGGACACCTCAGGGAAGACCAGCACTAAAGCAGGCCTGGTTCCTCCCAGCTCCTGCCATGGTGGCAAATACGGCTCAGAGGAGGG GAGGCTGGCTCCAGTGGACCGGCTGCTGTTCCTGCAGCACCGAGCACGGGGAGGCCAGCGGAGGAGCAGGCCTCTCCTCGTCAGCTCCGCGGCGGGGTGCCTCAGCTGGTGGAGCGTCGCCGGGCCCGGGCGCAGACGCG GGTACTTTTATGCCCCAGAGAGGGCCGATGTGTCTGTACTGGGGCTGAGCTCTGACCAGGAGAACCACCTCCTTGTTTCTGGGGACACGGCAGGCTCCGTGCAGGTGTGGGACATCTCACAGTTCGCCCTGGAGGCAGGAGACCAG ACAGGCCCAGAccgcccccctctcctgcaCAGTTGGAGAGCTCATGTCAGCGCAGTGGTCAGTGTGGAGCTGCTCGTTTACAGCGAACAGCTCTTCCTCATTAGTGCCTCCGCGGACCGGACCGCCCGTCTGTGGGCCAGTGACGGCCGCTATGTGGGTCGGTTCGGGCAGGAGCAGAAGTGGAGTCTGTGTGATCCGGCTACCTATCGGCATCCCAg AGACCCTTGGGGCCGACAAACAGAAGTTACagaggatgaagatgatgagaaggaggaggaggtggagatggagcGGGGCGTAACGAAGAGATCCCGAGAGAACGCTTCGACATCTGATCAGGCCAGCTCAGGTCAGAGGGCAGGAGTGATGATCCAGATGAATGAAAGCTACAGAGAGGACAAGTCTCAACAGTGCACAG CAGGTGCAGGACTGTCGTCATTTCCTCCATTGGTCCCCGGGGAAACACAGACTGCTGTCCTGAACCCTTCAAACAGCCCTGGACACAAAGAACACACCAAG ATTGCACTGGGGCTGCAGGTGGAGAAGGATCTGCAGAGAAAGCTAGCTGCCCGGCAAGAGTGCCGCAAAGCATTTGGCCACATCGACGTCAACAAGCTTTCCCGTACTGGCAATATCTGCACTCCATTCCAAGCTCTGTCAATGCAG GAGTGCCAGGAGGTGCCGTTTCCCAGCAGTTTACCCCTGACCCCTTGGATGACAAGGCTGAAGGCAGTGAGGGAGGCTGACCTAGGTGTGCTGTCTCGGACCAGCCCCAGCTCAGATGACCAGGGAGGAGACGTGGTTTGA
- the LOC118220856 gene encoding WD repeat-containing protein on Y chromosome isoform X2, which yields MSGIRKNKNNPWKVYEKETPSSIKCFNQKRNLYFEEELRLEHLHLLKEAFANHVPLDFGSPLRVSTNELAGGHQPVSGSRRQAGSMSLEEFQAALSAMLGSERWASQTEQLFNKVSSPLYPHHSQTPPATSQWLQTCSHLFPSQADASCDGFVDWGKFCTYMLLRYREKDYSAQPRDGLLTTQPLIRHCHYNKQEPNTCMLAVPHPSPLRFVSISREGILTIWNRNLHPLKSLELSGDPGDEGGNKRRLRYWTTDAVYMPNIHKIAVATTSRDLHFFDVSTGNVFEEFVLFGIKNVPTSLCYWFDTKSPGNRSVLLWGDDEGGVSLMWFLDPQTGLFEMPFSNENGPRRIFMQDIGVHSRLTSYKLIPLIHQEPINRIAYEPQAGLIITSSGSASTSVVIIDASLKKKSYIWKINKGVKCFDFCKSRTLLVTAGMDSFVRLWNQYVTSRPVAILSGHHTTVLDVAIYEPLAQIFSYSMDAVLKVWDLVSQHCLRTLLLKFPCVQAGHPLEHGNFPLLLLSAAPHVLLVSCRDYLGLLHLQHRDTEGGEPLTHSTPLTGALYNPLFKQVVTGSAGSSVAVWDVETGTKCLHVRNAHGQEEITCMAFDTSQHQLITGARNGTIKVWDMHNGCNLHKLEAVAVAEVTGVVSLPDNKLLAVGWSQQIAQYSVTNHNDIYVQADMSWKAGQLHKDDILAVDYCPALGLLATGSFDGEMIIWTLSTQRPLLYLQRALDARAHPDFVEDTSGKTSTKAGLVPPSSCHGGKYGSEEGRLAPVDRLLFLQHRARGGQRRSRPLLVSSAAGCLSWWSVAGPGRRRGYFYAPERADVSVLGLSSDQENHLLVSGDTAGSVQVWDISQFALEAGDQTGPDRPPLLHSWRAHVSAVVSVELLVYSEQLFLISASADRTARLWASDGRYVGRFGQEQKWSLCDPATYRHPRDPWGRQTEVTEDEDDEKEEEVEMERGVTKRSRENASTSDQASSGQRAGVMIQMNESYREDKSQQCTGAGLSSFPPLVPGETQTAVLNPSNSPGHKEHTKIALGLQVEKDLQRKLAARQECRKAFGHIDVNKLSRTGNICTPFQALSMQECQEVPFPSSLPLTPWMTRLKAVREADLGVLSRTSPSSDDQGGDVV from the exons TTTCAACCAGAAACGGAATTTGTACTTTGAGGAGGAGCTGCGGTTGGAGCACCTGCACCTCCTCAAGGAAGCCTTCGCCAACCACGTTCCCTTGGATTTTGGGTCCCCACTAAGGGTCAGCACCAATGAACTGGCCGGCGGCCATCAGCCGGTGAGTGGATCcaggaggcaggcaggcagcatGAGCCTCGAGGAGTTCCAGGCTGCCTTAAGTGCCATGCTGGGCTCAGAGCGCTGGGCTAGCCAGACAGAGCAGCTGTTTAATAAGGTAAGCTCTCCCCTCTACCCCCACCATTCACAGACCCCTCCAGCCACATCGCAGTGGCTGCAGACATGCAGTCACCTCTTCCCCTCACAGGCAGATGCTTCCTGTGATGGGTTTGTGGACTGGGGCAAGTTCTGCACCTACATGCTGCTGCGCTACAGGGAGAAGGACTACAGCGCACAGCCCAGAGATGGCCTTCTGACAACCCAGCCTCTGATCAGGCACTGCCATTACAACAAG CAAGAGCCGAACACTTGTATgctggcagtgccccacccgTCACCCCTGCGCTTTGTTAGTATCAGCAGGGAAGGCATCCTCACCATCTggaacagaaacctgcacccactAAAGTCACTGGAG CTCTCAGGGGACCCTGGCGACGAAGGGGGCAACAAGAGAAGGCTCAGATACTGGACCACTGATGCTGTGTACATGCCCAACATCCACAAGATTGCTGTGGCAACCACCAGCAGGGACTTACACTTCTTTGATGTCTCTACAGGCAATGTTTTTGAAGAGTTCGTCCTGTTTG GGATAAAAAATGTACCAACCTCTCTTTGCTACTGGTTTGACACTAAG TCTCCCGGAAATCGCTCTGTACTGCTGTGGGGGGACGATGAGGGGGGTGTGAGTTTGATGTGGTTCCTGGACCCTCAAACAGGGCTGTTTGAGATGCCCTTCAGTAATGAAAATGGCCCCCGCAGAATCTTCATGCAG GACATTGGTGTACACAGCAGGCTGACTTCCTATAAGCTCATACCACTTATACATCAAGAGCCTATCAATAGGATTGCTTATGAGCCCCAAGCAGGCCTTATCATTACATCATCAGGAAGCGCCTCTACCTCAGTGGTCATCATAGATGCTTCCCTGAAAAAGAAATCCTACATCTGGAAAATCAACAAG GGTGTGAAATGCTTTGACTTCTGCAAGTCTCGTACCCTGCTGGTGACAGCAGGCATGGACTCATTCGTCAGGCTGTGGAACCAGTACGTGACTAGCCGTCCAGTGGCTATCCTGAGCGGACATCACACCACTGTGCTGGATGTGGCAATCTATGAACCCCTGGCACAGATCTTCAGCTACTCCATGGATGCT GTGCTGAAGGTGTGGGACCTTGTGTCACAGCACTGTTTGAGGACCCTGCTGCTGAAGTTCCCCTGTGTGCAGGCGGGGCATCCTCTGGAGCACGGAAActtccctctcctgctgctgtcagccgCACCCCACGTGCTGCTGGTGTCCTGCCGGGACTACCTGGGCCTGCTgcacctccagcacagggacactgagGGGGGAGAGCCCCTCACCCATAGCACCCCTCTCACCGGGGCGCTCTACAACCCCCTCTTCAAACAG GTGGTGACCGGGAGTGCCGGCTCCTCAGTGGCTGTGTGGGATGTTGAGACGGGGACAAAATGCCTGCATGTGAGGAATGCTCATGGGCAGGAGGAGATCACCTGCATGGCCTTCGACACCTCACAACACCAACTTATTACTGGGGCACGCAACGGCACCATCAAG GTGTGGGACATGCATAATGGATGCAATCTTCACAAGCTGGAGGCTGTTGCTGTGGCTGAAGTCACAGGGGTCGTCAGTCTCCCTGACAACAAGCTTTTGGCTGTGGGCTGGAGTCAACAGATAGCTCAGTACAGCGTCACAAACCATAAT GATATCTATGTACAGGCAGACATGTCCTGGAAGGCTGGTCAGCTGCACAAGGATGATATCCTGGCTGTGGATTACTGCCCGGCCCTGGGGCTTCTGGCTACTGGTAGCTTTGATGGAGAGATGATCATCTGGACCCTGAGCACTCAAAGACCCCTGCTCTACCTACAGAGAGCGCTGGACGCCAG GGCTCATCCTGACTTTGTGGAGGACACCTCAGGGAAGACCAGCACTAAAGCAGGCCTGGTTCCTCCCAGCTCCTGCCATGGTGGCAAATACGGCTCAGAGGAGGG GAGGCTGGCTCCAGTGGACCGGCTGCTGTTCCTGCAGCACCGAGCACGGGGAGGCCAGCGGAGGAGCAGGCCTCTCCTCGTCAGCTCCGCGGCGGGGTGCCTCAGCTGGTGGAGCGTCGCCGGGCCCGGGCGCAGACGCG GGTACTTTTATGCCCCAGAGAGGGCCGATGTGTCTGTACTGGGGCTGAGCTCTGACCAGGAGAACCACCTCCTTGTTTCTGGGGACACGGCAGGCTCCGTGCAGGTGTGGGACATCTCACAGTTCGCCCTGGAGGCAGGAGACCAG ACAGGCCCAGAccgcccccctctcctgcaCAGTTGGAGAGCTCATGTCAGCGCAGTGGTCAGTGTGGAGCTGCTCGTTTACAGCGAACAGCTCTTCCTCATTAGTGCCTCCGCGGACCGGACCGCCCGTCTGTGGGCCAGTGACGGCCGCTATGTGGGTCGGTTCGGGCAGGAGCAGAAGTGGAGTCTGTGTGATCCGGCTACCTATCGGCATCCCAg AGACCCTTGGGGCCGACAAACAGAAGTTACagaggatgaagatgatgagaaggaggaggaggtggagatggagcGGGGCGTAACGAAGAGATCCCGAGAGAACGCTTCGACATCTGATCAGGCCAGCTCAGGTCAGAGGGCAGGAGTGATGATCCAGATGAATGAAAGCTACAGAGAGGACAAGTCTCAACAGTGCACAG GTGCAGGACTGTCGTCATTTCCTCCATTGGTCCCCGGGGAAACACAGACTGCTGTCCTGAACCCTTCAAACAGCCCTGGACACAAAGAACACACCAAG ATTGCACTGGGGCTGCAGGTGGAGAAGGATCTGCAGAGAAAGCTAGCTGCCCGGCAAGAGTGCCGCAAAGCATTTGGCCACATCGACGTCAACAAGCTTTCCCGTACTGGCAATATCTGCACTCCATTCCAAGCTCTGTCAATGCAG GAGTGCCAGGAGGTGCCGTTTCCCAGCAGTTTACCCCTGACCCCTTGGATGACAAGGCTGAAGGCAGTGAGGGAGGCTGACCTAGGTGTGCTGTCTCGGACCAGCCCCAGCTCAGATGACCAGGGAGGAGACGTGGTTTGA
- the LOC118220856 gene encoding WD repeat-containing protein on Y chromosome isoform X1, whose translation MSGIRKNKNNPWKVYEKETPSSIKCFNQKRNLYFEEELRLEHLHLLKEAFANHVPLDFGSPLRVSTNELAGGHQPVSGSRRQAGSMSLEEFQAALSAMLGSERWASQTEQLFNKVSSPLYPHHSQTPPATSQWLQTCSHLFPSQADASCDGFVDWGKFCTYMLLRYREKDYSAQPRDGLLTTQPLIRHCHYNKQEPNTCMLAVPHPSPLRFVSISREGILTIWNRNLHPLKSLELSGDPGDEGGNKRRLRYWTTDAVYMPNIHKIAVATTSRDLHFFDVSTGNVFEEFVLFGIKNVPTSLCYWFDTKSPGNRSVLLWGDDEGGVSLMWFLDPQTGLFEMPFSNENGPRRIFMQDIGVHSRLTSYKLIPLIHQEPINRIAYEPQAGLIITSSGSASTSVVIIDASLKKKSYIWKINKGVKCFDFCKSRTLLVTAGMDSFVRLWNQYVTSRPVAILSGHHTTVLDVAIYEPLAQIFSYSMDAVLKVWDLVSQHCLRTLLLKFPCVQAGHPLEHGNFPLLLLSAAPHVLLVSCRDYLGLLHLQHRDTEGGEPLTHSTPLTGALYNPLFKQVVTGSAGSSVAVWDVETGTKCLHVRNAHGQEEITCMAFDTSQHQLITGARNGTIKVWDMHNGCNLHKLEAVAVAEVTGVVSLPDNKLLAVGWSQQIAQYSVTNHNDIYVQADMSWKAGQLHKDDILAVDYCPALGLLATGSFDGEMIIWTLSTQRPLLYLQRALDARAHPDFVEDTSGKTSTKAGLVPPSSCHGGKYGSEEGRLAPVDRLLFLQHRARGGQRRSRPLLVSSAAGCLSWWSVAGPGRRRGYFYAPERADVSVLGLSSDQENHLLVSGDTAGSVQVWDISQFALEAGDQTGPDRPPLLHSWRAHVSAVVSVELLVYSEQLFLISASADRTARLWASDGRYVGRFGQEQKWSLCDPATYRHPRDPWGRQTEVTEDEDDEKEEEVEMERGVTKRSRENASTSDQASSGQRAGVMIQMNESYREDKSQQCTAGAGLSSFPPLVPGETQTAVLNPSNSPGHKEHTKIALGLQVEKDLQRKLAARQECRKAFGHIDVNKLSRTGNICTPFQALSMQECQEVPFPSSLPLTPWMTRLKAVREADLGVLSRTSPSSDDQGGDVV comes from the exons TTTCAACCAGAAACGGAATTTGTACTTTGAGGAGGAGCTGCGGTTGGAGCACCTGCACCTCCTCAAGGAAGCCTTCGCCAACCACGTTCCCTTGGATTTTGGGTCCCCACTAAGGGTCAGCACCAATGAACTGGCCGGCGGCCATCAGCCGGTGAGTGGATCcaggaggcaggcaggcagcatGAGCCTCGAGGAGTTCCAGGCTGCCTTAAGTGCCATGCTGGGCTCAGAGCGCTGGGCTAGCCAGACAGAGCAGCTGTTTAATAAGGTAAGCTCTCCCCTCTACCCCCACCATTCACAGACCCCTCCAGCCACATCGCAGTGGCTGCAGACATGCAGTCACCTCTTCCCCTCACAGGCAGATGCTTCCTGTGATGGGTTTGTGGACTGGGGCAAGTTCTGCACCTACATGCTGCTGCGCTACAGGGAGAAGGACTACAGCGCACAGCCCAGAGATGGCCTTCTGACAACCCAGCCTCTGATCAGGCACTGCCATTACAACAAG CAAGAGCCGAACACTTGTATgctggcagtgccccacccgTCACCCCTGCGCTTTGTTAGTATCAGCAGGGAAGGCATCCTCACCATCTggaacagaaacctgcacccactAAAGTCACTGGAG CTCTCAGGGGACCCTGGCGACGAAGGGGGCAACAAGAGAAGGCTCAGATACTGGACCACTGATGCTGTGTACATGCCCAACATCCACAAGATTGCTGTGGCAACCACCAGCAGGGACTTACACTTCTTTGATGTCTCTACAGGCAATGTTTTTGAAGAGTTCGTCCTGTTTG GGATAAAAAATGTACCAACCTCTCTTTGCTACTGGTTTGACACTAAG TCTCCCGGAAATCGCTCTGTACTGCTGTGGGGGGACGATGAGGGGGGTGTGAGTTTGATGTGGTTCCTGGACCCTCAAACAGGGCTGTTTGAGATGCCCTTCAGTAATGAAAATGGCCCCCGCAGAATCTTCATGCAG GACATTGGTGTACACAGCAGGCTGACTTCCTATAAGCTCATACCACTTATACATCAAGAGCCTATCAATAGGATTGCTTATGAGCCCCAAGCAGGCCTTATCATTACATCATCAGGAAGCGCCTCTACCTCAGTGGTCATCATAGATGCTTCCCTGAAAAAGAAATCCTACATCTGGAAAATCAACAAG GGTGTGAAATGCTTTGACTTCTGCAAGTCTCGTACCCTGCTGGTGACAGCAGGCATGGACTCATTCGTCAGGCTGTGGAACCAGTACGTGACTAGCCGTCCAGTGGCTATCCTGAGCGGACATCACACCACTGTGCTGGATGTGGCAATCTATGAACCCCTGGCACAGATCTTCAGCTACTCCATGGATGCT GTGCTGAAGGTGTGGGACCTTGTGTCACAGCACTGTTTGAGGACCCTGCTGCTGAAGTTCCCCTGTGTGCAGGCGGGGCATCCTCTGGAGCACGGAAActtccctctcctgctgctgtcagccgCACCCCACGTGCTGCTGGTGTCCTGCCGGGACTACCTGGGCCTGCTgcacctccagcacagggacactgagGGGGGAGAGCCCCTCACCCATAGCACCCCTCTCACCGGGGCGCTCTACAACCCCCTCTTCAAACAG GTGGTGACCGGGAGTGCCGGCTCCTCAGTGGCTGTGTGGGATGTTGAGACGGGGACAAAATGCCTGCATGTGAGGAATGCTCATGGGCAGGAGGAGATCACCTGCATGGCCTTCGACACCTCACAACACCAACTTATTACTGGGGCACGCAACGGCACCATCAAG GTGTGGGACATGCATAATGGATGCAATCTTCACAAGCTGGAGGCTGTTGCTGTGGCTGAAGTCACAGGGGTCGTCAGTCTCCCTGACAACAAGCTTTTGGCTGTGGGCTGGAGTCAACAGATAGCTCAGTACAGCGTCACAAACCATAAT GATATCTATGTACAGGCAGACATGTCCTGGAAGGCTGGTCAGCTGCACAAGGATGATATCCTGGCTGTGGATTACTGCCCGGCCCTGGGGCTTCTGGCTACTGGTAGCTTTGATGGAGAGATGATCATCTGGACCCTGAGCACTCAAAGACCCCTGCTCTACCTACAGAGAGCGCTGGACGCCAG GGCTCATCCTGACTTTGTGGAGGACACCTCAGGGAAGACCAGCACTAAAGCAGGCCTGGTTCCTCCCAGCTCCTGCCATGGTGGCAAATACGGCTCAGAGGAGGG GAGGCTGGCTCCAGTGGACCGGCTGCTGTTCCTGCAGCACCGAGCACGGGGAGGCCAGCGGAGGAGCAGGCCTCTCCTCGTCAGCTCCGCGGCGGGGTGCCTCAGCTGGTGGAGCGTCGCCGGGCCCGGGCGCAGACGCG GGTACTTTTATGCCCCAGAGAGGGCCGATGTGTCTGTACTGGGGCTGAGCTCTGACCAGGAGAACCACCTCCTTGTTTCTGGGGACACGGCAGGCTCCGTGCAGGTGTGGGACATCTCACAGTTCGCCCTGGAGGCAGGAGACCAG ACAGGCCCAGAccgcccccctctcctgcaCAGTTGGAGAGCTCATGTCAGCGCAGTGGTCAGTGTGGAGCTGCTCGTTTACAGCGAACAGCTCTTCCTCATTAGTGCCTCCGCGGACCGGACCGCCCGTCTGTGGGCCAGTGACGGCCGCTATGTGGGTCGGTTCGGGCAGGAGCAGAAGTGGAGTCTGTGTGATCCGGCTACCTATCGGCATCCCAg AGACCCTTGGGGCCGACAAACAGAAGTTACagaggatgaagatgatgagaaggaggaggaggtggagatggagcGGGGCGTAACGAAGAGATCCCGAGAGAACGCTTCGACATCTGATCAGGCCAGCTCAGGTCAGAGGGCAGGAGTGATGATCCAGATGAATGAAAGCTACAGAGAGGACAAGTCTCAACAGTGCACAG CAGGTGCAGGACTGTCGTCATTTCCTCCATTGGTCCCCGGGGAAACACAGACTGCTGTCCTGAACCCTTCAAACAGCCCTGGACACAAAGAACACACCAAG ATTGCACTGGGGCTGCAGGTGGAGAAGGATCTGCAGAGAAAGCTAGCTGCCCGGCAAGAGTGCCGCAAAGCATTTGGCCACATCGACGTCAACAAGCTTTCCCGTACTGGCAATATCTGCACTCCATTCCAAGCTCTGTCAATGCAG GAGTGCCAGGAGGTGCCGTTTCCCAGCAGTTTACCCCTGACCCCTTGGATGACAAGGCTGAAGGCAGTGAGGGAGGCTGACCTAGGTGTGCTGTCTCGGACCAGCCCCAGCTCAGATGACCAGGGAGGAGACGTGGTTTGA